A stretch of the Sphingomonas sp. CL5.1 genome encodes the following:
- a CDS encoding alpha/beta fold hydrolase → MKAALIGIAALALPLPALAQTTPAAGTMMRTAPLAADHGLADAGKALSILYSSTDGVTGRGTVPVSGALFLPKGTPPKGGWPVVAWAHGTVGIGDDCAPSRNARSQRDSTYLNGWLRDGYAVVATDYQGLGTPGPHPYLNTRAEAYSVLDSVRAALGAKLGLANKVLIVGQSQGAGAAFATAGYAQAYAPKVNLLGTVATGVPYLNGALPQPDDIDHVDRTIAYLMYIASAAQEVDPALKADAAFTPEARPLVAESEKRCVGDMMGAVVQAGLTRRKALTGDFSALYAPYLRGTGYATVHIATPVFIGTGEKDIDVPPPMQKALVRDACKAGTRIQFHLYKGLDHSATLNPSFADSRVFARDLLEGKPVASNCGTPEATE, encoded by the coding sequence ATGAAGGCCGCACTGATCGGAATCGCCGCCCTGGCGCTCCCGCTGCCCGCGCTCGCGCAGACCACGCCGGCGGCGGGAACGATGATGCGGACCGCGCCGCTCGCCGCCGATCACGGGCTGGCGGACGCGGGCAAGGCGCTGAGCATCCTCTATTCCTCCACCGACGGGGTGACGGGGCGGGGCACCGTCCCCGTCTCCGGCGCGCTGTTCCTGCCCAAGGGCACGCCGCCGAAGGGCGGCTGGCCGGTGGTGGCGTGGGCGCACGGCACGGTGGGGATCGGCGACGATTGCGCGCCCTCCCGCAACGCGCGCTCGCAGCGCGATTCCACCTATCTCAACGGCTGGCTGCGCGATGGCTATGCCGTCGTCGCGACCGATTATCAGGGGCTGGGCACGCCGGGGCCGCACCCCTATCTCAACACGCGGGCCGAGGCCTATTCGGTGCTCGATTCGGTCCGCGCGGCGCTGGGCGCGAAGCTCGGCCTCGCCAACAAGGTGCTGATCGTCGGTCAGTCGCAGGGCGCGGGCGCGGCCTTCGCCACCGCCGGCTATGCGCAGGCTTATGCGCCGAAGGTCAACCTGCTCGGCACGGTGGCGACCGGCGTTCCCTATCTCAACGGCGCGCTCCCCCAGCCCGACGATATCGACCACGTCGATCGCACCATCGCCTATCTGATGTATATCGCCTCGGCCGCGCAGGAGGTCGATCCGGCGCTGAAGGCGGACGCGGCGTTCACGCCCGAGGCGCGGCCGCTGGTCGCGGAATCGGAGAAGCGCTGCGTCGGCGACATGATGGGCGCGGTGGTGCAGGCGGGCCTCACGCGCCGCAAGGCGCTGACGGGCGATTTCTCGGCGCTATATGCGCCCTATCTGCGCGGCACCGGCTATGCGACGGTCCATATCGCCACGCCGGTGTTCATCGGCACCGGGGAGAAGGATATCGACGTGCCGCCGCCGATGCAGAAGGCGCTGGTGCGCGATGCGTGCAAGGCGGGCACGCGCATCCAGTTCCACCTCTACAAGGGCCTCGACCACTCGGCCACGCTCAACCCGTCCTTCGCCGATTCGCGGGTGTTCGCGCGCGACCTGCTGGAAGGGAAGCCGGTCGCGTCGAACTGCGGGACGCCCGAAGCGACCGAATGA
- a CDS encoding response regulator has protein sequence MTDASMRTTLIRRTGLNARTALGLAAMILFFVVSGTITYRNVGALVDHANRIQHSHTIIRSIDDLLSTMQDAETGQRGYLLTGNERYLEPYRDAESNVAAQTDRIAALTAGNAAEASRLVALRRHIRDKFAELNDTIALRREKGTAAAIALVNSDRGKAEMDAIREQLDLMLQEETRLRRAGIAAMDSAYRAAWLSVLLTGVAGVLLTLFIGALLRRAALMREHHDWLQSGHVGLGTAVLGDLSEAQAGDNILAFLARFLGATAGAVFVGDGSRYRRVAVYGVPADADIVAGFARGDGLLGQVVASGEAMVIDDVPDGYLMIGSALGRDRPRHLVIAPTHADGMVQGVIELGFLRPVDDRVLELLGEVSNAAGIALRSARYRGELQNLLEETQRQAEELQVQSEELRVSNEELEEQGRALRESQGRLEQQQAELEQTNAQLEEQAQELEVQRDNLSRTNAVVELKARELEQASRYKSDFLANMSHELRTPLNSLLILSKLLGDNPDDNLTEEQVNYARTIHSSGNDLLGLINDILDLSKIEAGHVQVRPETIALERLATDLRPLFQPVADERGLQFAISIAPDCPATIDTDRQRLEQILKNLLANAFKFTEAGSVRLSIERADGDRLALAVADTGIGIAAEQQHDIFEAFRQADGTISRRYGGTGLGLSISRELARLLGGTITLTSVEGQGSTFTLVIPRSYDPAFVASRDAPVMASPPTASAPAMPAPPAAARPALLPRRVEDDRDRLSEAMRILLVVEDDATFAGIVCDLSREMGFQCLVAGTAEEALELARQYRPSAVVLDVGLPDQSGLAVLDRLKRDVETRHIPVHVVSGSDHTQTALSLGAIGYLMKPVKRDDLARVLDALASTLTRTVRRVLIVEDDPRQREAVGKLLATGDVETVGAGTAAECLERLKEQTFDCMVLDLSLPDATGFSLLETLSADGNHAFPPVIVYTGRDLSPDEEQRLRRYSDSIIIKGARSPERLLDEVSLFLHQVVNDLPPEQQKMIRKARSRDAILEGRRILIVEDDVRNVYSLTNILEPRGARVEIARNGQEALDALGKAAGDPAQAIDLVLMDVMMPVMDGLTATREIRKDPRWRKLPIITLTAKAMPDDQERCIEAGANDYMAKPLDVDKLLSLVRVWMPR, from the coding sequence ATGACCGATGCTTCCATGCGCACGACTCTGATCCGGAGAACCGGGCTGAACGCGCGGACGGCGTTGGGGCTGGCGGCGATGATCCTGTTCTTCGTCGTCAGCGGCACGATCACCTACCGCAACGTCGGCGCGTTGGTGGATCATGCGAACCGCATCCAGCATTCGCATACGATCATCCGTTCGATCGACGATCTGCTGTCGACGATGCAGGACGCCGAAACCGGGCAGCGCGGCTATCTGCTGACCGGCAACGAACGCTATCTCGAGCCGTATCGGGACGCGGAAAGCAACGTCGCCGCGCAGACCGACCGTATCGCGGCGCTCACGGCCGGCAATGCCGCCGAAGCGTCCCGCCTGGTGGCGCTGCGCCGCCATATCCGCGACAAGTTCGCCGAATTGAACGACACGATCGCGCTGCGCCGCGAGAAGGGCACCGCCGCCGCGATAGCATTGGTCAACAGCGATCGCGGCAAGGCCGAGATGGACGCGATCCGCGAACAGCTCGACCTGATGCTGCAGGAGGAGACGCGTCTGCGCCGCGCGGGGATCGCGGCGATGGACAGCGCCTATCGCGCGGCATGGCTCAGCGTGTTGCTGACCGGCGTGGCCGGCGTGCTGCTGACCCTGTTCATCGGGGCGCTGCTGCGCCGCGCCGCGCTGATGCGCGAGCATCACGATTGGCTCCAGTCCGGGCATGTCGGGTTGGGGACGGCGGTGCTTGGCGATCTCAGCGAGGCGCAGGCCGGCGACAATATCCTCGCCTTCCTCGCGCGCTTCCTCGGCGCGACGGCCGGCGCGGTGTTCGTCGGCGACGGCAGCCGCTATCGCCGCGTCGCCGTTTACGGCGTGCCGGCGGATGCCGATATCGTCGCAGGCTTTGCACGCGGCGACGGCCTGCTCGGGCAGGTCGTCGCGAGTGGCGAGGCGATGGTGATCGACGACGTGCCCGACGGCTATCTCATGATCGGATCGGCGCTGGGGCGCGATCGGCCGCGCCATCTGGTGATCGCCCCGACGCACGCGGACGGGATGGTGCAGGGGGTGATCGAGCTGGGCTTCCTGCGGCCGGTCGACGATCGCGTGCTGGAATTGCTCGGCGAGGTTTCGAACGCGGCCGGCATCGCGCTGCGCTCGGCGCGCTATCGTGGCGAATTGCAGAACCTGCTGGAGGAGACGCAGCGCCAGGCGGAGGAATTGCAGGTCCAGAGCGAGGAACTGCGCGTCTCGAACGAGGAACTGGAGGAGCAGGGCCGCGCGCTGCGCGAATCGCAGGGCCGGCTGGAGCAGCAGCAGGCCGAGCTGGAGCAGACCAACGCCCAGCTCGAGGAACAGGCGCAGGAGCTGGAGGTGCAGCGCGACAATCTCTCCCGCACCAACGCGGTGGTGGAGTTGAAGGCGCGCGAGCTGGAGCAGGCGAGCCGCTACAAGTCCGATTTCCTCGCCAACATGTCGCACGAGCTGCGCACGCCGCTCAATTCGCTGCTGATCCTCTCCAAGCTGCTGGGCGACAATCCAGACGACAACCTGACCGAGGAGCAGGTCAACTACGCCCGCACGATCCATTCGTCGGGCAACGACCTGCTCGGGCTCATCAACGACATCCTCGACCTGTCGAAGATCGAGGCCGGGCATGTGCAGGTCCGGCCGGAAACGATCGCGCTGGAGCGGCTCGCGACCGACCTGCGCCCGCTGTTCCAGCCGGTCGCCGACGAGCGCGGGCTGCAATTCGCCATCTCCATCGCGCCCGATTGCCCGGCGACGATCGACACCGACCGGCAGCGGCTGGAGCAGATTCTCAAGAACCTGCTCGCCAATGCCTTCAAGTTCACCGAGGCCGGGAGCGTGCGCCTGTCGATCGAGCGCGCGGACGGCGACCGGCTGGCGCTGGCCGTCGCCGATACCGGCATCGGCATCGCGGCGGAGCAGCAGCACGACATCTTCGAGGCGTTCCGCCAGGCCGACGGCACGATCAGCCGCCGCTACGGCGGCACCGGGCTGGGGCTGTCGATCTCCCGCGAGCTGGCGCGGCTGCTCGGCGGGACGATCACGCTGACCAGCGTGGAGGGACAGGGCAGCACCTTCACCCTCGTCATCCCGCGGAGCTACGACCCGGCGTTCGTCGCCTCGCGCGACGCGCCGGTGATGGCGTCGCCGCCGACCGCATCGGCGCCGGCCATGCCCGCGCCGCCGGCCGCCGCGCGCCCGGCGCTGCTGCCGCGCCGCGTGGAGGACGATCGCGACCGGCTGAGCGAGGCGATGCGCATCCTGCTGGTGGTCGAGGACGACGCGACCTTCGCCGGCATCGTCTGCGACCTCTCCCGCGAGATGGGCTTCCAGTGCCTCGTCGCCGGCACGGCGGAAGAGGCGCTGGAGCTGGCGCGGCAATACCGGCCGAGCGCCGTGGTGCTCGACGTCGGCCTGCCCGACCAGTCCGGCCTCGCCGTGCTCGACCGGCTGAAACGCGATGTCGAGACGCGGCACATCCCGGTGCATGTCGTCTCGGGCAGCGATCATACGCAGACCGCGCTGTCGCTCGGCGCGATCGGCTATCTCATGAAGCCGGTGAAGCGCGACGACCTCGCCCGCGTGCTCGACGCGCTGGCCTCGACGCTCACCCGTACCGTGCGTCGCGTGCTGATCGTGGAGGACGATCCGCGCCAGCGCGAGGCGGTCGGCAAGCTGCTCGCCACCGGCGATGTCGAGACGGTCGGCGCGGGGACGGCGGCGGAATGCCTCGAACGGCTGAAGGAGCAGACGTTCGACTGCATGGTGCTCGATCTGTCGTTGCCCGACGCGACCGGCTTCTCGCTGCTCGAGACATTGAGCGCGGACGGCAACCACGCCTTCCCGCCGGTGATCGTCTATACCGGGCGCGATCTTTCGCCCGACGAGGAGCAGCGCCTGCGCCGCTATTCGGATTCGATCATCATCAAGGGCGCGCGCTCGCCCGAGCGGCTGCTCGACGAGGTCTCGCTGTTCCTGCATCAGGTGGTCAACGACCTGCCGCCCGAGCAGCAGAAGATGATCCGCAAGGCGCGCAGCCGCGATGCGATCCTCGAAGGACGGCGAATCCTGATCGTCGAGGACGACGTGCGCAACGTCTATTCGCTCACCAACATCCTCGAGCCGCGCGGCGCGCGGGTGGAGATCGCGCGCAACGGGCAGGAGGCGCTCGACGCGCTCGGCAAGGCCGCCGGCGATCCCGCGCAGGCGATCGACCTGGTGCTGATGGACGTGATGATGCCGGTGATGGACGGGCTGACCGCGACGCGCGAGATCCGCAAGGACCCCCGCTGGCGCAAGCTGCCGATCATCACGCTCACCGCCAAGGCGATGCCCGACGATCAGGAGCGCTGCATCGAGGCGGGCGCGAACGACTATATGGCCAAGCCGCTGGACGTGGACAAGCTGCTCTCGCTGGTCCGCGTCTGGATGCCGCGCTGA
- a CDS encoding arylsulfatase yields MVSARDPLATPHKAHWPTPPRAPEGAPNIIVILFDDVGFADFGCYGSSIRTPAIDAIAARGMRYSGFHTTAMCSTTRAALMTGRNHHSVGMGCLANFDSGYPGYRGKIRREAGTLAEMLRPHGYNSYMVGKWHVTPLGETGPAGPVDGWPLGRGFDRFYGFMDAETDQYAPELVRDNTAVTPPGTYASGYHLTADLTDEAIRFVADHVAAKPDAPFLLWLAYGACHAPHQAPRELIRHYDAAFAHGWDVERKRRLAAMKRAGLVPPDTHMPPRNDFVQPWENHGADERRLFTRLQAAYAAMLDHADRHIARLMAFLDQAGLTDDTLVLVLSDNGASQEGMMYGFVNAMGPYNQRPEPIEEKIARIDDIGGPDTHSNFPLGWAMAANTPLRRYKQNTHGGGIRDPLVISWPSRIAARGEVRHQFAHCVDVVPTLLDLIGIAPPEQVGGVAQMPLEGTSFAASLFDAAAPARDTPQYFEMFGHRGIIHRGWKAVAFHPPGTPYADDKWELFHLDIDFSETNNLAEAEPERLAELIDLWWREAEAHDVLPLDDRFGPRFAENAARRLGARRVFTFHKGMGHIPTDVAPDLRARSYRIEAHVRIAKGDEGVLIAHGDATCGYSLFLRDGHLHYDVNVGAHQVVRSDAPVAPGEHVLAVEVTHGAPATVTLRAGDAAIGGGAIRHGFVNFISWSGLDIGHDRSSPVSDYAAPFAFTGDLSKVTVTIVDDASGDDEAAAQVLLARE; encoded by the coding sequence ATGGTGAGCGCGCGCGATCCGCTGGCGACGCCGCACAAGGCGCATTGGCCCACCCCGCCGCGCGCGCCGGAGGGGGCGCCCAACATCATCGTCATCCTGTTCGACGACGTCGGCTTCGCGGACTTCGGCTGCTACGGCTCGTCGATCCGCACCCCGGCGATCGACGCGATCGCGGCGCGCGGGATGCGCTATTCCGGTTTCCACACCACCGCGATGTGCTCCACCACCCGCGCCGCGCTGATGACCGGGCGCAACCACCATTCGGTCGGCATGGGCTGCCTCGCCAATTTCGACAGCGGCTATCCCGGCTATCGCGGCAAGATCCGCCGCGAGGCCGGCACGCTGGCGGAGATGCTGCGACCGCACGGCTACAACAGCTACATGGTCGGCAAATGGCACGTCACCCCCCTCGGCGAGACCGGGCCGGCGGGGCCGGTCGACGGCTGGCCGCTCGGGCGCGGGTTCGATCGCTTCTACGGCTTCATGGATGCCGAGACCGATCAATATGCGCCGGAGCTGGTGCGCGACAATACGGCGGTGACGCCGCCCGGAACCTACGCGAGCGGCTATCACCTCACCGCCGACCTGACCGACGAGGCGATCCGCTTCGTTGCCGATCATGTCGCGGCGAAGCCCGACGCGCCGTTCCTGCTGTGGCTCGCCTATGGCGCCTGCCACGCGCCGCATCAGGCGCCGCGGGAGCTGATCCGCCACTATGACGCCGCGTTCGCGCACGGCTGGGACGTGGAGCGCAAGCGCCGCCTCGCCGCGATGAAGCGGGCCGGGCTGGTGCCGCCCGACACGCACATGCCGCCGCGCAACGATTTCGTGCAACCGTGGGAGAATCACGGCGCGGACGAGCGCCGGCTGTTCACGCGGTTGCAGGCCGCCTATGCCGCGATGCTCGACCATGCCGATCGCCATATCGCGCGGCTGATGGCCTTCCTCGATCAGGCCGGGCTGACCGACGACACATTGGTGCTGGTGCTGTCGGACAATGGCGCCAGCCAGGAAGGCATGATGTACGGCTTCGTCAACGCGATGGGGCCGTACAACCAGCGGCCCGAGCCGATCGAGGAGAAGATCGCGCGGATCGACGATATCGGCGGGCCGGACACGCATTCCAATTTCCCGCTCGGTTGGGCGATGGCGGCGAACACCCCGCTCCGCCGCTACAAGCAGAATACCCACGGCGGCGGCATCCGCGATCCGCTGGTGATAAGCTGGCCGTCGCGCATCGCGGCGCGCGGCGAGGTGCGCCACCAGTTCGCGCATTGCGTCGACGTGGTGCCGACCCTGCTCGACCTGATCGGCATCGCGCCGCCGGAGCAGGTGGGCGGCGTGGCGCAGATGCCGCTGGAGGGGACGAGCTTCGCCGCCAGCCTGTTCGACGCCGCCGCGCCCGCGCGCGACACGCCGCAATATTTCGAGATGTTCGGCCATCGCGGCATCATCCACCGGGGCTGGAAGGCGGTCGCCTTCCACCCGCCCGGCACGCCTTACGCCGACGACAAATGGGAGCTGTTCCATCTCGACATCGATTTTTCCGAAACCAACAACCTCGCGGAAGCCGAGCCGGAGAGGCTCGCCGAACTGATCGACCTGTGGTGGCGGGAGGCGGAGGCGCATGACGTGCTGCCGCTCGACGACCGCTTCGGCCCGCGCTTCGCAGAGAATGCCGCGCGGCGGCTCGGCGCGCGGCGCGTCTTCACCTTCCACAAGGGGATGGGGCATATCCCGACCGATGTCGCGCCCGACCTGCGCGCGCGCAGCTACCGGATCGAGGCGCATGTGCGCATCGCCAAGGGCGACGAGGGCGTGCTGATCGCGCATGGCGACGCGACCTGCGGCTACAGCCTGTTCCTGCGCGACGGGCATTTGCATTACGACGTGAACGTCGGCGCGCATCAGGTCGTGCGGTCCGACGCGCCGGTCGCGCCGGGCGAGCATGTCCTCGCGGTCGAGGTGACGCACGGCGCGCCGGCGACGGTGACGCTGCGGGCCGGGGACGCGGCGATCGGCGGCGGGGCGATCCGCCACGGCTTCGTCAACTTCATCTCCTGGTCCGGGCTGGATATCGGGCATGACCGTTCCAGCCCGGTGTCGGACTATGCCGCGCCGTTCGCCTTCACCGGCGATCTGAGCAAGGTGACGGTGACGATCGTCGACGACGCCTCGGGCGACGACGAGGCCGCCGCGCAGGTGCTGCTCGCGCGCGAATGA
- a CDS encoding TonB-dependent receptor, whose translation MIRLFATGVSTMALAAAALPFAAQAQEAPAVAPAPAAGDAAQPDIVVTGSRVARRDYQATSPIVTVSSDAIAATGSTTLEGALNQLPQFAPGSTAFSNGLNDNGQATLNLRGLGAQRNLVLLDGKRLQPSSSTQVIDINTIPTILVGGTEIISGGASAVYGSDAISGVVNFKLRKIDGIEITAQNTITEHGDGGIRDLGLGAGTAFAGDRGRVTFGISYTDRDSVNINAREFFRRSTGVSSTIGAGLYTPSTNPPSQAATNAAFAQYGIDPGKVSYSSSIGLNPDGTLFSTGKGVFNYRDTTPYIYNTGQALLQLPENTYTQIPLERVSTFGKVSYDLSPNVTFYAQGLYTDYNSTTIADAAPNAGLWMLSVPLSNPFVPAALQPILASRANAAAPFLITKRYLEAGPRLTLHDSTTWQAMAGFSGKLGQLTWELYGSHGESKLADKTSGSVFASKVQQLVSAPDGGAALCGDGVGYNPFAVTGSAQCAAYFSGTTVNRTKTTQDVVEFTVQGGLFNLPAGEVRFAAGADYRRNSFTFTPDPQQVIGNVVGITRTSATGGSTRAIEGYAELVVPLLRDLPLIESLELDAAYRYSDYDRSGGVSTYKADLDWKVVNWLRLRGGYQRAIRAPNVGELFTASTGVFPTIGSAAQGAGDPCDTRSAYRTGPNATAARALCLAQGVPTAVIDTFQTNVTQVAAYMSGNTNLTPEKADTYTIGAVFTPRAASPWLSGLSASVDYYNISISNAISTIPVTLSLSKCFNGDGSNPTYAQSNYYCSLIGRDPNTGGITNALMPYLNIGGYRTAGIDVQVDWNVRLADVGIGDGGVKFGISSVVNYLDTYKVQNQPGSPFQEFGDTIAGVATLPRWRSTTSVTLGDSRIGGLLRWRHIGGMTDASHVTNPSSTIPGVPAYDYFDLSLHIEATKRFGFRFGVNNLGNREPPVVSGVLGQTDTGTYDMLGRTYYLSATARF comes from the coding sequence TTCGAACGGCCTCAACGACAACGGGCAGGCCACGCTGAACCTGCGCGGGCTGGGCGCGCAGCGCAACCTCGTGCTGCTCGACGGCAAGCGGCTCCAGCCGTCCAGCTCGACGCAGGTGATCGACATCAACACCATCCCGACGATCCTCGTCGGCGGGACGGAGATCATCAGCGGCGGCGCCTCGGCGGTCTATGGCTCGGATGCGATCTCGGGCGTGGTGAACTTCAAGCTGCGCAAGATCGACGGGATCGAGATCACCGCCCAGAACACGATCACCGAACATGGCGACGGCGGCATCCGCGATCTCGGCCTGGGCGCTGGCACGGCCTTCGCCGGCGATCGCGGCCGCGTGACCTTCGGCATCTCCTATACCGATCGCGACTCGGTGAACATCAACGCGCGCGAGTTCTTCCGCCGCAGCACCGGCGTGTCGAGCACGATCGGCGCGGGCCTCTACACGCCCAGCACCAACCCGCCGTCGCAAGCGGCGACGAACGCCGCCTTCGCGCAATATGGCATCGATCCGGGCAAGGTATCCTATTCCTCGTCGATCGGCCTGAACCCGGACGGCACGCTCTTCTCGACCGGCAAGGGCGTCTTCAACTATCGCGACACCACGCCCTATATCTACAACACCGGGCAGGCGCTGCTCCAGCTGCCGGAGAACACCTACACGCAGATCCCGCTGGAGCGCGTGTCGACCTTCGGCAAGGTCAGCTACGACCTGTCGCCGAACGTCACCTTCTACGCGCAGGGCCTCTACACCGACTATAATTCGACGACGATCGCCGACGCCGCGCCCAATGCCGGCCTGTGGATGCTCAGCGTGCCGCTCAGCAATCCGTTCGTCCCGGCCGCGTTGCAGCCGATCCTCGCCTCGCGCGCCAACGCGGCCGCGCCGTTCCTCATCACCAAACGCTATCTGGAGGCCGGGCCGCGCCTGACGCTCCACGATTCGACGACGTGGCAGGCGATGGCCGGCTTCTCCGGCAAGCTCGGCCAGCTCACCTGGGAGCTGTACGGGTCGCACGGCGAGAGCAAGCTGGCGGACAAGACCTCCGGCTCGGTCTTCGCCAGCAAGGTGCAGCAGCTCGTCTCCGCGCCCGACGGCGGGGCGGCGCTGTGCGGCGACGGCGTGGGTTACAATCCGTTCGCGGTCACCGGTTCCGCGCAATGCGCCGCCTATTTCAGCGGCACGACGGTCAACCGCACCAAGACGACGCAGGACGTGGTTGAGTTCACCGTCCAGGGCGGGCTGTTCAACCTGCCGGCGGGCGAGGTGCGCTTCGCGGCCGGCGCGGACTATCGCCGCAACAGCTTCACCTTCACGCCCGATCCGCAGCAGGTGATCGGCAATGTCGTCGGCATCACCCGCACCTCGGCGACCGGCGGCTCGACCCGCGCGATCGAGGGCTATGCCGAGCTGGTGGTGCCGCTGCTGCGCGACCTGCCGCTGATCGAGTCGCTCGAGCTGGACGCGGCCTATCGCTATTCGGATTACGACCGCAGCGGCGGCGTCTCCACCTACAAGGCCGATCTCGACTGGAAGGTGGTGAACTGGCTCAGGCTGCGCGGCGGCTATCAGCGCGCGATCCGCGCGCCCAATGTCGGCGAGCTGTTCACCGCCAGCACCGGCGTCTTCCCGACGATCGGCTCGGCGGCGCAGGGCGCGGGCGATCCGTGCGACACGCGCAGCGCCTATCGCACCGGGCCGAACGCGACGGCGGCGCGCGCTTTGTGCCTCGCGCAGGGCGTGCCGACGGCGGTGATCGACACCTTCCAGACCAACGTCACCCAGGTCGCGGCCTATATGTCGGGCAACACCAACCTGACGCCGGAAAAGGCCGACACCTATACGATCGGGGCGGTGTTCACCCCGCGCGCCGCCTCGCCGTGGCTGTCCGGGCTGAGCGCCTCGGTCGATTATTACAATATCTCGATCAGCAACGCGATCTCGACCATCCCGGTCACGCTGTCGCTCAGCAAGTGCTTCAACGGCGACGGCAGCAACCCGACTTACGCCCAGTCGAACTATTATTGCTCGCTGATCGGGCGCGATCCGAACACCGGCGGCATCACCAACGCGCTGATGCCATATCTCAACATCGGCGGCTATCGCACCGCGGGCATCGACGTGCAGGTCGACTGGAACGTGCGGCTCGCGGATGTCGGCATCGGCGACGGGGGCGTGAAGTTCGGCATCTCGTCGGTGGTCAATTATCTCGACACCTACAAGGTGCAGAACCAGCCCGGCTCGCCGTTCCAGGAGTTCGGCGACACGATCGCCGGGGTCGCGACGCTGCCGCGCTGGCGCTCGACCACCTCGGTCACGCTGGGCGACAGCCGGATCGGCGGCCTGCTGCGCTGGCGGCATATCGGCGGGATGACCGACGCATCGCACGTCACCAACCCGTCGAGCACGATCCCCGGCGTTCCGGCCTATGACTATTTCGACCTGTCGCTGCATATCGAGGCGACCAAGCGCTTCGGTTTCCGCTTCGGCGTCAACAACCTCGGCAACCGCGAGCCGCCGGTGGTGAGCGGCGTGCTGGGGCAGACCGATACCGGCACCTATGACATGCTCGGCCGGACCTATTATCTGTCCGCCACCGCGCGCTTCTGA
- a CDS encoding MFS transporter, with product MDHATVGKRLRSIVAGSAGNLVEWYDWYVYAAFALYFAPVFFPQSDRTSQLLNTAAIFAVGFVMRPIGAWAMGLYADRYGRRAGLTLSVILMCAGSLLIALTPPFAAIGLAAPVLLLLARLMQGLSVGGEYGASAVYLSEMAGQERRGFFSSFQYVTLIAGQLVALCVLLALQLVLSESQLHAWGWRVPFAIGGLLALAVFRLRRGMAETESFRRLGEKPAARPSGLALMRDHPREVLVVMGLTAGGTLAFYAYSIYLQKFLVNTSGFPVSTASRVMTAALFIYMLLQPLAGALSDRIGRKPLMVGFGIAGVLGTVPLFLALERVSSPFNAFLLVLAALVIVTGYTSINAVVKAELFPANIRTLGVALPYALANTLFGGTAEYVALWFKRAGIERGFYWYVTAMIGVSLIVYLRMRETRESGALAREESAR from the coding sequence ATGGATCATGCCACCGTGGGAAAGCGGCTGCGTTCGATCGTCGCCGGATCGGCGGGCAATCTGGTCGAATGGTATGACTGGTATGTCTATGCGGCGTTCGCGCTCTATTTCGCGCCGGTGTTCTTCCCGCAGAGCGACCGCACCTCGCAATTGCTGAACACGGCGGCGATCTTCGCGGTGGGCTTCGTGATGCGGCCGATCGGGGCGTGGGCGATGGGGCTGTATGCCGATCGCTACGGGCGGCGCGCGGGGCTGACGCTGTCGGTGATATTGATGTGCGCCGGCTCGCTGCTGATCGCGCTGACCCCGCCGTTCGCCGCGATCGGGCTGGCCGCCCCGGTGCTGCTGCTGCTCGCGCGGCTGATGCAGGGGCTGTCGGTCGGCGGCGAATATGGCGCGAGCGCGGTCTATCTCAGCGAGATGGCGGGGCAGGAGCGGCGCGGCTTCTTCTCCAGCTTCCAATATGTCACGCTGATCGCCGGGCAGCTTGTCGCGCTGTGCGTGCTGCTCGCGCTCCAACTGGTGCTGAGCGAGAGCCAGCTCCACGCCTGGGGCTGGCGCGTCCCGTTCGCGATCGGCGGGCTGCTCGCGCTGGCGGTGTTCCGGCTGCGGCGCGGGATGGCGGAAACCGAATCCTTTCGTCGTTTGGGGGAGAAGCCGGCGGCGCGCCCGAGCGGGCTGGCGCTGATGCGCGATCACCCGCGCGAGGTGCTGGTGGTGATGGGGCTGACGGCGGGCGGCACGCTCGCCTTCTATGCTTACAGCATCTATCTCCAGAAATTCCTCGTCAACACCTCGGGCTTCCCGGTGTCGACCGCCTCGCGCGTGATGACGGCGGCCTTGTTTATCTACATGCTGCTCCAGCCGCTTGCCGGCGCTCTCTCCGACCGGATCGGGCGCAAGCCGCTGATGGTCGGCTTCGGCATCGCTGGCGTACTCGGCACCGTGCCGCTGTTCCTCGCGCTGGAGCGCGTCTCCAGCCCGTTCAACGCCTTCCTGCTGGTGCTGGCGGCGCTGGTGATCGTCACCGGCTATACCTCGATCAACGCGGTGGTGAAGGCGGAGCTGTTCCCCGCCAACATCCGCACGCTCGGCGTGGCGCTGCCCTATGCGCTGGCCAACACCTTGTTCGGCGGGACGGCTGAATATGTCGCCTTGTGGTTCAAGCGCGCGGGGATCGAGCGCGGCTTCTACTGGTACGTCACCGCGATGATCGGCGTGTCGCTGATCGTCTATCTCAGGATGCGCGAGACGCGCGAGAGCGGCGCGCTGGCACGGGAGGAAAGCGCGCGCTGA